The Corynebacterium qintianiae genome has a window encoding:
- the sufU gene encoding Fe-S cluster assembly sulfur transfer protein SufU gives MNLESMYQEVILDHYKNPQHAGLRDPFDAEVHHVNPSCGDEITLRVSLSDDHSTVADVSYDAAGCSISQASTSVMAEEIVGLSVDKAMEKLASFEEMVTSRGELEGDPEMIGDGVAFAGVAKFPARVKCALLGWKAFQAATSDALEKEEN, from the coding sequence ATGAACCTAGAGTCGATGTACCAGGAAGTCATCCTGGACCATTACAAGAATCCGCAGCACGCGGGGTTGCGCGACCCGTTCGACGCCGAGGTGCACCATGTCAACCCGTCGTGCGGTGACGAGATCACCCTGCGTGTTTCACTGAGCGACGACCATTCGACCGTCGCCGATGTCTCCTACGACGCAGCCGGGTGTTCCATCTCCCAGGCGTCGACAAGCGTGATGGCCGAGGAGATCGTCGGGCTGAGCGTCGATAAGGCGATGGAGAAACTCGCCTCGTTCGAGGAGATGGTGACCTCGCGCGGCGAGCTCGAGGGCGACCCCGAGATGATCGGTGACGGCGTTGCGTTCGCTGGTGTCGCCAAGTTCCCCGCGCGGGTCAAGTGCGCGCTGCTCGGCTGGAAAGCTTTTCAGGCCGCGACCTCCGATGCTCTAGAGAAGGAAGAGAATTAA
- a CDS encoding cysteine desulfurase: MTYTHPDGTLNVDAIRAEFPILSRTVRDGKPLVYLDSGATSQRPERVWNAERDFVLNTFAPVHRGSYQLAEEATDAYESAREKIAAFVGAAGHEIAFTKNATEALNAVAYVLGDDRAGELRVGDGDTIVVTELEHHANLVPWQELARRTGATLKWYAMTPDGRIDMDSLELDDSVKVVAFTHQSNVTGAHADVPEMVRRAKAVGALTVLDACQSVPHMPVDFHELGVDFAGFSSHKMCGPSGVGVLYGRGELLDKLPPFLTGGSMIEVVQMEGSTYAPAPQRFEAGTQMTSQVVGMGAAVDFLTEVGMEAVQRHEQQLTAYALERMQLIDGLTIAGPPTADQRGGAIAFTVEGVHPHDLGQVLDSEGIAIRTGHHCAWPAHRGLSVQATSRASFYLYNTRAEVDALVAAIEKAKEFFGA, translated from the coding sequence ATGACCTACACACACCCAGACGGAACACTCAACGTGGACGCCATCCGCGCGGAGTTTCCGATCCTGTCCCGCACCGTCCGAGACGGCAAACCGCTCGTCTACCTGGACTCCGGTGCGACCTCGCAGCGACCGGAACGCGTGTGGAACGCGGAGCGTGACTTCGTCCTGAACACTTTCGCTCCTGTCCACCGCGGCTCCTACCAGCTCGCTGAGGAAGCCACCGACGCCTACGAATCCGCGCGTGAGAAAATCGCCGCGTTCGTGGGTGCGGCGGGGCACGAGATCGCCTTCACCAAAAACGCCACGGAGGCGCTTAATGCGGTCGCCTACGTGCTTGGCGACGACCGCGCGGGCGAACTCCGCGTCGGCGACGGCGACACCATCGTGGTCACCGAGCTGGAGCACCACGCCAACCTGGTGCCGTGGCAGGAGCTCGCGCGGCGCACGGGTGCCACCCTGAAGTGGTACGCGATGACCCCGGACGGGCGCATCGACATGGATTCCCTGGAGCTCGACGACTCCGTCAAGGTGGTCGCGTTCACGCACCAATCGAACGTCACGGGCGCTCACGCGGATGTGCCCGAGATGGTGCGCCGCGCCAAGGCTGTCGGGGCGCTGACCGTGCTCGACGCGTGCCAGTCTGTCCCGCACATGCCGGTCGACTTCCACGAGCTGGGCGTGGATTTCGCCGGCTTCTCCAGCCACAAGATGTGCGGCCCCTCGGGTGTCGGTGTCTTGTACGGCAGGGGAGAGCTGCTGGACAAGCTGCCCCCGTTCCTCACGGGTGGCTCGATGATCGAGGTGGTCCAGATGGAGGGCTCGACCTACGCCCCGGCCCCGCAGCGTTTTGAGGCGGGCACCCAGATGACCAGCCAGGTCGTCGGGATGGGCGCGGCGGTGGACTTCCTCACCGAGGTCGGCATGGAGGCGGTGCAGCGCCACGAACAGCAGCTCACGGCGTACGCGCTGGAGCGCATGCAGCTTATCGACGGCCTGACAATCGCAGGCCCCCCCACGGCCGACCAGCGCGGTGGCGCAATCGCGTTCACCGTCGAGGGAGTGCACCCGCACGACCTGGGCCAGGTGCTCGACTCCGAGGGTATCGCGATCCGCACCGGGCACCACTGCGCGTGGCCGGCGCACCGCGGCCTTTCCGTGCAGGCGACTTCGCGGGCCAGCTTTTATCTGTACAACACGCGCGCGGAGGTCGATGCGCTCGTCGCAGCGATCGAAAAGGCGAAGGAGTTCTTCGGCGCATGA
- the sufC gene encoding Fe-S cluster assembly ATPase SufC codes for MSTLEIKNLHANVLPNEEGQEPTPILKGVNLTITSGETHAIMGPNGSGKSTLAYTLAGHPKYEVTDGEVLLDGENILEMEVDERARAGLFLAMQYPVEVPGVSSSNFMRSAVTAVRGEAPKLREWVQELNAARDSLQMDASFSERSVNEGFSGGEKKRHEVMQLALMKPKFAVMDETDSGLDVDALRIVSEGINRYQDETNGGVLMITHYKRILNYVTPDFVHIFADGKIVQTGGAEMADVLEAEGYEKFV; via the coding sequence ATGTCTACTCTCGAAATCAAAAACCTGCACGCCAACGTCCTACCGAACGAGGAGGGCCAAGAGCCGACCCCGATTCTCAAGGGTGTGAACCTGACCATCACTTCGGGTGAGACCCACGCGATCATGGGCCCCAACGGTTCTGGCAAATCCACCCTGGCCTACACCCTGGCTGGCCACCCGAAGTACGAGGTGACCGACGGCGAGGTGCTTCTCGACGGCGAGAACATCCTCGAGATGGAAGTCGACGAGCGCGCTCGCGCCGGCCTCTTCCTCGCGATGCAGTACCCCGTCGAGGTCCCGGGCGTGTCCTCCTCCAACTTCATGCGCTCCGCCGTCACCGCCGTGCGCGGTGAGGCGCCGAAGCTGCGTGAGTGGGTCCAGGAGCTCAACGCCGCCCGTGACTCTCTGCAAATGGATGCCTCCTTCTCCGAGCGCTCCGTCAACGAGGGCTTCTCCGGCGGCGAGAAGAAGCGCCACGAGGTTATGCAGCTCGCCCTGATGAAGCCCAAGTTCGCGGTGATGGACGAGACCGACTCCGGCCTCGACGTCGACGCGCTCCGCATCGTTTCCGAGGGCATCAACCGCTACCAGGATGAGACCAATGGTGGCGTGCTCATGATCACGCACTACAAGCGCATCCTCAACTACGTCACCCCGGACTTCGTCCATATTTTCGCCGACGGCAAGATTGTCCAGACCGGCGGTGCCGAGATGGCCGACGTCCTCGAAGCAGAAGGCTACGAGAAGTTCGTCTAA
- the sufD gene encoding Fe-S cluster assembly protein SufD, whose translation MADTALEAATVKNASGVNTKGDAFVSYNVDDFAVPGGRDEDWRFISLRRIRGLHNGTFAPVADSKITVEGPSEVVVETVSPDDDRLKAAGGPVDRVAAQAWTAATAGTIVQIPANAELTEPVTITVTGAGPDVTTFGTVVVESGANSSATVVVRYEGSGTHADNVNWLIGDSSRVYAVVDTQWSDDAVHLGAQSIVVGRDATLRHTVASFGGEVTRITPRVKFTAPGGDVELTGVYFADDGQYIENRLLVDHSVPNCRSNVLYKGALQGDKQSDKPDARTCWVGDVLIRAEAQGTDTYETNRNMVLTDGARADAIPNLEIETGEIAGAGHAATVGRFDEEQVFYLRARGIPTEEATRLIIRGFFNEVLNKIPVESVRDDLIARVSGELENANL comes from the coding sequence ATGGCAGACACTGCTCTTGAAGCCGCAACCGTCAAGAACGCCTCCGGCGTGAACACGAAGGGCGACGCCTTCGTCTCCTACAACGTCGACGATTTCGCTGTGCCGGGCGGGCGCGACGAGGACTGGCGCTTCATCTCCCTGCGTCGCATCCGCGGCCTGCACAACGGGACGTTCGCACCCGTCGCTGATTCCAAGATCACCGTAGAGGGTCCCTCCGAGGTCGTCGTTGAGACTGTCTCGCCTGACGACGACCGCCTCAAGGCCGCCGGCGGGCCCGTCGACCGCGTCGCCGCGCAGGCGTGGACCGCCGCTACCGCGGGCACGATCGTGCAGATCCCCGCGAACGCCGAGCTCACCGAGCCCGTCACCATCACGGTCACCGGTGCGGGCCCGGACGTGACCACCTTCGGCACCGTGGTGGTTGAGTCCGGGGCGAATTCTTCGGCCACCGTCGTTGTGCGCTACGAAGGCTCCGGCACCCACGCCGACAACGTCAACTGGCTCATCGGCGACAGTTCGCGGGTCTACGCGGTCGTCGACACGCAATGGTCCGACGACGCCGTGCACCTCGGTGCCCAGTCCATCGTGGTCGGCCGCGACGCAACGCTGCGCCACACCGTCGCCAGCTTCGGCGGCGAGGTCACACGCATCACCCCGCGCGTGAAGTTCACCGCACCCGGCGGCGATGTCGAGCTGACGGGCGTGTACTTCGCGGACGATGGCCAGTACATCGAAAACCGCCTCTTGGTGGACCACAGCGTGCCCAACTGCCGTTCCAACGTGCTGTACAAGGGTGCGCTGCAGGGCGACAAGCAGTCCGACAAGCCGGATGCGCGCACCTGCTGGGTCGGCGACGTGCTCATCCGCGCCGAGGCGCAGGGCACTGACACCTACGAGACCAACCGCAACATGGTGCTTACCGACGGCGCCCGCGCAGACGCCATCCCCAACCTCGAGATCGAGACCGGCGAGATCGCCGGCGCAGGCCACGCCGCCACCGTCGGCCGCTTCGACGAGGAACAGGTCTTCTACTTGCGCGCCCGCGGTATCCCCACGGAGGAGGCCACCCGCCTGATCATCCGCGGCTTCTTCAATGAGGTCCTGAACAAGATCCCGGTCGAGTCGGTGCGCGATGACCTGATTGCCCGTGTGTCCGGCGAGCTCGAAAACGCCAACCTGTAA
- the sufB gene encoding Fe-S cluster assembly protein SufB produces MNDDEIIESIGAYNYGWHDSDTAGASARRGLSPDVVKDISGIKNEPEWMLNQRLKALEVFDKKPMPTWGADLSGIEFDQIKYYVRSTEKQVTSWEDLPEDIKNTYDKLGIPEAEKQRLVAGVAAQYESEVVYHQIREDLEEKGVIFVDTDTALREHEDIFKEYFGSVIPAGDNKFSALNSAVWSGGSFIYVPPGVHVDIPLQAYFRINTENMGQFERTLIIVDEDAYVHYVEGCTAPIYKSDSLHSAVVEIIVKKGGRCRYTTIQNWSNNVYNLVTKRAKAEEGATMEWVDGNIGSKVTMKYPAVWMTGPYAKGEVLSVAFAGEGQFQDTGAKMTHMAPHTSSSIVSKSVARGGGRAAYRGLVQINQNAHHSTSNVECDALLVDNISRSDTYPYNDIRNDHVTLGHEAKVSKVSEEQLFYLMSRGIAEEEAMAMIVRGFVEPIAKELPMEYALELNRLIELQMEGSVG; encoded by the coding sequence ATGAACGACGATGAAATTATTGAGTCGATTGGCGCCTACAACTACGGTTGGCACGATTCCGACACCGCGGGCGCGTCTGCCCGCCGCGGACTGAGCCCCGACGTGGTGAAAGACATCTCCGGCATCAAGAACGAGCCCGAATGGATGCTGAACCAACGGCTCAAGGCGCTGGAGGTCTTCGACAAGAAGCCGATGCCGACGTGGGGCGCCGACCTCAGCGGCATCGAATTCGACCAGATCAAATACTACGTCCGCTCCACCGAGAAGCAGGTCACCTCCTGGGAGGACCTGCCCGAGGACATCAAGAACACCTACGACAAGCTCGGTATCCCCGAGGCGGAGAAGCAGCGCCTCGTGGCCGGCGTCGCAGCCCAGTACGAGTCCGAGGTCGTCTACCACCAGATCCGCGAGGACTTGGAAGAGAAGGGCGTCATCTTCGTCGACACCGACACCGCCCTCCGCGAGCACGAAGACATCTTCAAGGAGTACTTCGGCTCCGTCATTCCGGCCGGCGACAACAAGTTCTCCGCGCTGAACTCCGCCGTGTGGTCCGGCGGCTCCTTCATCTACGTTCCGCCGGGAGTCCACGTGGACATCCCTCTGCAGGCTTACTTCCGCATCAACACGGAGAACATGGGCCAGTTCGAGCGCACGCTTATCATCGTCGACGAGGACGCGTACGTGCACTACGTCGAGGGCTGCACCGCGCCGATCTACAAGTCGGATTCCCTGCACTCCGCCGTGGTCGAGATCATCGTGAAGAAGGGCGGCCGCTGCCGCTACACCACCATCCAAAACTGGTCCAACAACGTCTACAACTTGGTGACCAAGCGCGCCAAGGCCGAAGAGGGCGCAACCATGGAGTGGGTCGACGGCAACATCGGCTCGAAGGTGACCATGAAGTACCCGGCCGTCTGGATGACCGGCCCCTACGCCAAGGGTGAGGTGCTCTCGGTCGCATTCGCCGGTGAGGGTCAGTTCCAGGACACCGGTGCGAAGATGACCCACATGGCGCCGCACACCTCCTCGAGCATCGTGTCCAAGTCGGTGGCGCGTGGCGGCGGCCGCGCCGCCTACCGCGGTCTGGTTCAAATCAACCAGAATGCCCACCACTCCACCTCGAACGTGGAGTGCGACGCGCTGCTAGTGGACAACATCTCCCGTTCCGACACGTACCCGTACAACGACATCCGCAACGACCACGTGACCCTGGGCCACGAGGCCAAGGTGTCCAAGGTCTCGGAGGAACAGCTGTTTTACCTCATGTCCCGCGGAATCGCCGAGGAAGAGGCCATGGCCATGATCGTGCGCGGCTTCGTCGAGCCAATCGCCAAGGAGCTGCCGATGGAGTACGCCCTCGAGCTCAACCGTCTTATCGAACTGCAAATGGAAGGATCGGTGGGTTAA
- a CDS encoding helix-turn-helix transcriptional regulator, giving the protein MVEKARSIGGETRRAVMSFLLKHGPVTAADLGDHLGLSAAGVRRHLDKLVDEQLAETCGPNLVAGEEATRGRPAKHYRLTAQGRELFGSHYDSLASDAIGILRDIGGEEAVRALARERIRKILDGVEGVTESDGDVEAVARNLADALDDNGYAATVTRAGTGIQICQHHCPVSAVATQHPEICDAEHEAISALVGRHVQPLALIADGNGICTTNIPLAAVKDPVTAHETHTERSGDLD; this is encoded by the coding sequence ATGGTTGAGAAAGCGCGCTCCATCGGCGGGGAAACCCGCCGTGCGGTGATGTCATTTCTTCTCAAGCACGGCCCCGTCACCGCCGCCGACCTGGGCGACCACCTCGGGCTCTCCGCCGCAGGTGTCCGACGCCACCTGGACAAACTGGTAGACGAACAACTCGCCGAGACGTGTGGGCCAAATCTGGTAGCGGGGGAGGAAGCCACGCGAGGCCGACCCGCCAAGCATTACCGCCTCACCGCGCAGGGGCGGGAGCTCTTCGGGAGCCACTACGACTCGCTCGCGTCCGACGCCATCGGGATCCTCAGGGACATCGGCGGTGAGGAGGCGGTGCGTGCGCTCGCCCGGGAGAGGATCCGTAAGATTCTCGACGGGGTCGAGGGTGTCACTGAGTCTGACGGCGACGTAGAAGCGGTGGCGCGGAACCTCGCTGACGCTCTCGACGACAACGGCTACGCTGCGACTGTGACGCGGGCGGGGACGGGTATCCAGATCTGCCAGCACCACTGCCCGGTGTCCGCCGTCGCCACGCAACACCCCGAGATCTGCGACGCCGAGCACGAAGCCATCTCGGCCCTCGTCGGCAGGCACGTTCAACCGCTCGCCCTGATTGCGGACGGAAACGGAATTTGCACGACAAACATTCCCCTCGCCGCCGTGAAGGACCCGGTTACGGCGCACGAGACACACACCGAAAGGAGCGGAGATCTTGACTGA
- the mptB gene encoding polyprenol phosphomannose-dependent alpha 1,6 mannosyltransferase MptB, with product MCAPDLCRNRFVDFSVVNARRRLPLPSVTRAARVLPRLGRPGSRSAELHESSLIDASSTRPSIAEANRFALLRWFGLVGTILMGLGGLGGGAMPVVGNPYVHLPGGALMSRMLQTSSALILIGVGLLVVSWVLMAPFVGAGGTPARVGKAAVARTFAAWVIPLILTAPLFTQDIYSYLAQGSIVRQGLDPYAAGPVEILGPENHLARSVPFIWAQSPSPYGPVALGVSAAISWLTSDSIVLGVVAHRLVSLMGIGVAGWAVVALARRCGVSPSAALWLGVLNPLTILHLVGGIHNEAILLGLMLVGVELGLRGVDALGSRNAAAVVYLTGSGALISCAGLVKVTGFIALGFVGMALARELARRVAPAVALVVAAATQAALLVATTVVVSAVTGIGYGWVTGQGGAASIRSWLSITTDIAVIAGHLGMLLGLGDHIDAMLVITRGAGVLVAGVFLVRMLWATFRGAIHPVGALGVATLVLVILFPVVHPWYPLWAILPLAAWANRLFFRAAVVAYSAIFSFLVLPRGLALDPGAVFTIYATAAASFAVLCAAAWWWYRRSGRRSLN from the coding sequence ATGTGTGCCCCCGATCTGTGCCGGAACCGTTTTGTAGACTTCTCGGTTGTGAATGCACGTCGCCGTCTCCCGCTGCCGAGCGTGACGAGGGCGGCACGGGTTTTGCCCCGCCTAGGCCGCCCGGGGTCGCGTTCGGCGGAGCTCCATGAGAGCTCGCTTATCGACGCCTCCAGCACGCGCCCCTCCATCGCCGAAGCGAACCGCTTCGCCCTGTTGCGCTGGTTTGGGCTCGTGGGAACAATCCTCATGGGCCTCGGCGGGCTCGGCGGCGGGGCGATGCCCGTCGTGGGCAACCCGTACGTGCACTTGCCGGGCGGCGCGCTCATGAGCCGCATGCTGCAGACGTCGTCGGCACTGATCCTCATCGGTGTCGGCCTGCTGGTGGTCTCGTGGGTGCTGATGGCCCCGTTCGTCGGCGCGGGGGGCACGCCTGCACGGGTGGGTAAAGCGGCGGTTGCGCGGACCTTCGCGGCGTGGGTGATCCCGCTCATCCTGACCGCCCCTCTGTTCACCCAGGACATCTACTCGTATCTGGCGCAGGGGTCGATCGTGCGCCAAGGGCTCGACCCCTACGCGGCAGGCCCGGTGGAGATCCTCGGGCCCGAGAACCACCTCGCCCGCTCCGTTCCCTTCATCTGGGCGCAGTCGCCGAGCCCCTACGGCCCTGTGGCGCTCGGAGTCTCCGCGGCGATTTCGTGGCTCACGTCCGACTCGATCGTGCTGGGCGTGGTCGCTCACCGCCTCGTGTCGCTCATGGGCATCGGCGTTGCGGGATGGGCAGTTGTCGCCCTCGCTCGGCGCTGCGGGGTGTCCCCCTCCGCGGCGCTCTGGCTGGGCGTGCTCAACCCGCTGACCATCCTGCACCTCGTCGGCGGCATTCACAACGAAGCCATTCTGCTCGGTCTCATGCTCGTCGGCGTGGAGCTCGGCCTGCGCGGGGTCGACGCCCTCGGGAGCCGGAACGCGGCCGCTGTTGTGTACCTCACCGGCTCAGGAGCCCTGATCTCCTGCGCGGGGCTGGTCAAGGTCACGGGGTTCATCGCCCTGGGCTTCGTCGGCATGGCCCTCGCGCGCGAGCTTGCGCGGCGCGTTGCACCGGCGGTCGCGCTGGTGGTGGCCGCCGCGACTCAGGCGGCACTCCTCGTCGCGACAACTGTGGTGGTTTCCGCAGTCACGGGCATCGGATACGGGTGGGTGACGGGCCAGGGCGGTGCGGCGTCGATACGCAGTTGGCTTTCAATTACCACCGACATCGCCGTCATAGCGGGACATCTCGGAATGCTGCTCGGCCTCGGCGACCACATCGACGCGATGCTGGTTATCACACGCGGGGCGGGTGTGCTCGTGGCTGGCGTGTTCCTGGTGCGCATGCTGTGGGCGACGTTCCGTGGGGCGATCCATCCAGTTGGAGCCCTCGGTGTGGCCACGCTCGTGCTCGTGATCCTTTTTCCCGTCGTCCACCCTTGGTACCCGCTCTGGGCGATCCTCCCCCTGGCCGCGTGGGCGAACCGGTTGTTCTTCCGGGCCGCCGTCGTCGCCTACTCCGCTATCTTCAGTTTCCTGGTTCTGCCGCGCGGCCTCGCGCTCGACCCCGGCGCCGTGTTCACCATCTACGCCACGGCCGCGGCATCCTTCGCTGTGCTGTGCGCCGCGGCCTGGTGGTGGTACCGGAGATCCGGCCGGAGAAGTCTAAACTAG
- a CDS encoding ABC transporter ATP-binding protein, with protein sequence MSDALVVDNVFKSYRDTLAVNGLTFTARRGEILALLGPNGAGKTTTVEMCEGLTTPTSGSISVLGLDPTRDAEKVRERIGIMLQGGGSYSGIRVREMLELTASYNEDPLDPDWLIDLLGLGGVEKTTYRRLSGGQQQRLSLALAMIGRPELIFLDEPTAGMDAQSRLAVWDIIAAMKRDGVTVILTTHLMDEAEALADSVVIIDRGAVVAQGTPAELTSHDSFPLIAFTTDKELQLAGLNDALSAHSLSAEATRPLRYQIAGGATPSVLAALASEAQRQDVLIRDLNVAHRTLEDVFLDITGRELRS encoded by the coding sequence ATGAGCGATGCACTCGTCGTGGACAACGTTTTTAAGAGCTACCGCGACACCCTGGCCGTCAACGGGTTGACCTTCACCGCACGCCGCGGTGAAATCCTCGCCCTGCTCGGCCCGAACGGTGCGGGGAAAACCACCACAGTCGAGATGTGCGAGGGTCTCACCACTCCCACCAGCGGCAGCATTTCCGTGCTCGGTCTCGACCCGACAAGGGACGCGGAGAAGGTTCGCGAGCGAATCGGCATCATGCTCCAGGGCGGCGGTTCCTATTCCGGCATCCGCGTCAGGGAGATGCTGGAGTTGACGGCGAGCTACAACGAAGATCCGCTCGACCCCGACTGGCTGATCGACCTGCTCGGCCTGGGCGGTGTGGAAAAGACCACTTACCGGCGCCTTTCGGGCGGCCAGCAGCAGCGGCTCTCGCTAGCTCTGGCGATGATCGGCCGGCCCGAGCTGATCTTTCTCGACGAGCCAACCGCGGGGATGGACGCGCAGTCGCGTCTGGCGGTGTGGGACATCATCGCGGCAATGAAGCGCGACGGTGTGACGGTCATTTTGACCACCCATTTGATGGACGAGGCTGAGGCGCTTGCCGACAGCGTGGTCATCATCGACCGCGGTGCCGTCGTCGCCCAGGGGACCCCCGCCGAGCTCACCAGCCACGACTCTTTCCCGCTCATCGCCTTCACCACAGACAAGGAGCTGCAGCTCGCTGGGCTTAACGACGCCCTCTCGGCGCATTCCCTCTCCGCCGAGGCGACCCGCCCGCTGCGCTACCAGATCGCCGGCGGAGCAACGCCTTCAGTCCTCGCGGCGCTGGCGTCCGAAGCGCAGCGGCAGGACGTGCTCATCCGCGACCTTAACGTCGCGCATCGCACCCTCGAAGACGTGTTCCTGGACATAACCGGCCGCGAGCTGCGGAGTTAG
- a CDS encoding ABC transporter permease, whose protein sequence is MAINLAPGTFTPRPRRASRTRMALAQGRIEAKLMLRHGEQLLLNLIIPVVILVAAARLPLPGSETGARLEHLVPVVFAVAASSAGFTGQAIALAFDRRYGALKRTGASGVPAWTIISGKILGVLAMVAVQIVVLGATALALGWRVSVAGTIFGGLTLLLGVACFTALGLLMGGTLSSELVLALANLLWLVLVGVLGWVTYSGHLTDAGWLNAVPTVALAGALTQAFQLTLDSGAWLALCAWVVAAVAAAARWFRFDG, encoded by the coding sequence ATGGCTATCAACCTCGCCCCCGGAACTTTCACCCCGCGCCCGCGCCGCGCCTCGCGGACGCGGATGGCGCTCGCACAGGGTCGCATTGAGGCGAAACTCATGCTGCGGCACGGGGAGCAGCTGCTGCTCAACCTCATCATCCCCGTTGTAATCCTCGTCGCGGCGGCGCGCCTGCCCCTGCCCGGATCGGAGACCGGCGCGCGGCTCGAGCACTTAGTGCCTGTCGTGTTCGCCGTCGCGGCGAGCAGCGCGGGATTTACGGGGCAGGCCATCGCCCTCGCATTCGACCGGCGCTACGGCGCCCTGAAACGCACCGGCGCGTCGGGTGTGCCCGCGTGGACGATAATTTCCGGGAAGATTCTCGGTGTGCTGGCGATGGTCGCGGTGCAAATCGTGGTGCTGGGTGCGACCGCGCTGGCGCTCGGGTGGCGTGTTTCGGTCGCCGGCACCATTTTCGGCGGGCTGACCCTCCTGCTCGGAGTCGCGTGCTTCACTGCGCTGGGCCTGCTGATGGGCGGCACATTGAGTTCCGAGCTGGTGCTCGCGTTGGCTAACCTGCTCTGGCTCGTCCTCGTCGGTGTGCTTGGCTGGGTGACGTATTCCGGGCACCTGACCGACGCGGGCTGGCTCAACGCCGTACCCACCGTGGCGCTTGCGGGAGCACTCACCCAGGCGTTTCAACTCACCCTCGACTCTGGCGCCTGGCTCGCCCTGTGCGCCTGGGTTGTCGCTGCGGTGGCGGCGGCAGCGCGGTGGTTCCGGTTCGATGGCTAG
- a CDS encoding COX15/CtaA family protein: MSTTTNSPSSAAAAEAADAATRRGPSVKLQRILALILLLCQGGITVTGSLVRVTGSGLGCNTWPLCHEGSLVPVAGAAPAIHQAIEFGNRLLTFVVSAAAIAVVVAVFRARRRSEIKTLAVLSIAGVVLQAVIGGISVLVNLHWWVVAVHFLPSMLLVAVAAVLYMRIAEPDDATSTQRFSRGARTAIVVAAVALCLVLITGTMVTGSGPHSGDDGVGMEGRLNLDTRILAYVHAACMYVYLISTLVGVYLLRRSQAPKDAFKTSLVLVAMIVVQWAVGVTQFYLGVPRWTVPIHIAMSSIVVAFSAFLWAHGRRRLP, translated from the coding sequence GTGAGTACGACGACTAATTCCCCGAGCTCTGCCGCAGCGGCCGAAGCCGCTGACGCCGCGACCCGCCGTGGCCCGTCGGTAAAGCTGCAGCGCATTCTCGCGCTCATCCTTCTGTTGTGCCAGGGCGGCATAACGGTGACCGGTTCGCTGGTCAGGGTCACAGGCTCCGGCCTCGGCTGCAACACCTGGCCGTTGTGCCACGAGGGCTCCCTCGTCCCGGTGGCCGGTGCCGCGCCGGCCATCCACCAGGCCATCGAGTTCGGCAACCGACTACTGACTTTTGTCGTGTCCGCCGCCGCAATCGCCGTCGTTGTCGCGGTGTTCCGAGCCCGGCGACGCTCCGAAATCAAGACTCTCGCGGTGCTCTCCATCGCCGGCGTCGTACTCCAAGCAGTCATCGGCGGCATCTCGGTGCTGGTAAATCTCCACTGGTGGGTCGTGGCGGTGCACTTCCTGCCGTCCATGCTGCTGGTTGCCGTCGCGGCGGTGCTGTACATGCGCATCGCGGAGCCGGATGACGCCACCTCTACCCAGCGATTCAGCCGCGGTGCTCGCACGGCCATCGTCGTAGCCGCGGTGGCGCTATGCCTAGTCCTGATCACCGGAACAATGGTGACCGGTTCCGGTCCACACTCCGGGGATGACGGCGTGGGCATGGAAGGCCGCTTGAACCTGGACACCCGGATCCTCGCTTACGTCCACGCCGCCTGCATGTACGTCTACCTGATTAGCACCCTCGTCGGTGTCTACCTTCTGCGCCGCTCCCAAGCCCCCAAGGACGCGTTCAAGACTTCTCTGGTGCTGGTGGCGATGATCGTTGTGCAGTGGGCCGTCGGTGTGACGCAGTTCTACCTGGGTGTGCCGCGCTGGACGGTTCCCATCCACATCGCGATGTCGTCGATCGTTGTCGCGTTCAGCGCATTCCTCTGGGCGCATGGCAGGCGTCGCTTGCCGTAG